A single region of the Accipiter gentilis chromosome 6, bAccGen1.1, whole genome shotgun sequence genome encodes:
- the RBP1 gene encoding retinol-binding protein 1, which yields MPADFNGYWKMVSNDNFEEYLKALDVNVAVRKIANLLKPDKEILQNGDHMIIKTLSTFRNYIMEFDVGKEFEEDLTGVDDRKCMTTVSWDGDKLLCVQNGEKEGRGWTQWIEGDEMHLEIRVCGVKCKQVFKKVQ from the exons ATGCCTGCAGATTTCAACGGTTACTGGAAAATGGTCAGCAATGACAATTTTGAAGAGTATCTGAAAGCACTGG atgtaaatGTTGCTGTAAGAAAAATAGCAAACTTGCTAAAACCTGACAAAGAAATCCTTCAGAATGGGGATCATATGATCATTAAAACGCTAAGCACTTTTAGAAACTACATCATGGAATTTGATGTTGGAAAGGAGTTTGAGGAGGATTTAACTGGGGTGGATGATCGCAAATGCATG ACCACTGTATCCTGGGATGGAGATAAGCTTCTTTGTGTAcagaatggagaaaaagaaggTCGTGGCTGGACCCAGTGGATTGAAGGAGATGAAATGCACCTG GAAATAAGAGTGTGTGGAGTCAAGTGTAAGCAGGTCTTTAAGAAGGTGCAGTGA